From one Actinopolyspora saharensis genomic stretch:
- a CDS encoding carboxymuconolactone decarboxylase family protein — MSEDRFATGDRIRREVLGDQYVNTMLRGWEPARPLLEMITEFSWGTVWSREGVDRRTRSLLNVAMLAALNRPAELRLHIGGALRNGCTVEELAEVALQSAVYAGVPVGIDTMRLIREEADAFEGDSEGGNGRGG, encoded by the coding sequence ATGTCCGAGGACCGTTTCGCCACGGGAGATCGGATCCGCCGAGAAGTACTGGGCGATCAGTACGTCAACACCATGCTCCGCGGCTGGGAGCCCGCCCGGCCCCTGCTCGAAATGATCACCGAGTTCTCCTGGGGAACCGTTTGGTCCAGGGAAGGGGTGGATCGCAGGACCAGGAGCCTGCTCAACGTCGCCATGCTGGCCGCGCTCAACCGGCCCGCCGAACTGCGTCTGCACATCGGTGGTGCGTTGCGCAACGGTTGCACCGTCGAGGAGCTGGCCGAGGTGGCCCTGCAGAGCGCCGTCTACGCGGGAGTTCCGGTGGGTATCGACACCATGAGGCTGATCAGGGAGGAAGCCGACGCGTTCGAGGGGGACTCCGAAGGGGGGAACGGACGCGGCGGATGA
- a CDS encoding FAD/NAD(P)-binding protein, which translates to MIREIAIVGLGPRGLSVLERIAENSRHRDDLRVVVHAFDSESPGAGSVWRPSQSRRLLMNTVASQITLFTDPSVRCDGPIVPGPSLYDWISRGASVEIDDEELRAEASGLAPDEYPSRALYGRYLHWVLDRIRSGLPSNVRLRTYTDRVQATAVVESGRYVVVPAQRGRAVTVDRIVLALGHLPGGLGERERNLQAFATTYGLTYVPPANPADVRLDRVGPEQTVLMNGLGLNFFDYLSLLTSGRGGSFERTGEGLVYHPSGAEPTIVAGSRRGVPYHARGKNQKGVVGRHTPRFLTSETITKLRSRARELGGLDFGAEVWPLITNEVAFVHYRALLRKRFPHADHEVFACGLETVLRHRQDRLRPFLRAHGIGAEDEWSWERISRPLGERSFDSPDDFTCALLDHLREDLDNAYDGNVDNPLKAALDAMRDLRNEVRQVVDHGQVRALSHRDRLARFYTPLNAFVSIGPPPRRVEELIALIESGTVTVAGPGFSAAADSRGCFSGSASAVRGSEYTGDVLIDARLPDPGVVGSDDPLVRYLLDTGTGRRHVLNTGGVEHTTGGLEVTERPYRLVDSSGEPNPGLHAFGVPTEGVHWATAAGVRPGLDSVILGDADAIARSVLGIDDTGTDARERSPAGARPRPAPVH; encoded by the coding sequence ATGATCAGAGAAATCGCCATCGTCGGCCTCGGGCCGCGCGGACTGTCCGTACTGGAAAGGATCGCCGAGAATTCCCGCCACCGGGACGACTTGCGGGTCGTCGTGCACGCTTTCGACTCTGAGTCGCCCGGGGCCGGCTCGGTTTGGCGGCCGAGCCAATCACGGCGACTCCTGATGAACACGGTCGCCTCGCAGATCACCCTGTTCACCGATCCGAGCGTTCGCTGCGACGGTCCGATCGTGCCGGGGCCCAGTCTGTACGACTGGATCAGCCGGGGCGCGAGCGTCGAGATCGATGACGAGGAGCTGCGCGCCGAGGCGTCCGGGCTGGCCCCGGACGAGTACCCGAGCCGTGCCCTCTACGGCAGGTACCTGCACTGGGTGCTCGACCGTATCCGATCGGGACTGCCGAGCAACGTCCGATTGCGCACCTACACCGACCGCGTTCAGGCCACGGCGGTCGTGGAGTCCGGCAGGTACGTGGTCGTCCCGGCGCAACGCGGCAGGGCGGTCACCGTGGACAGGATCGTCCTCGCGCTGGGGCACCTGCCGGGTGGGCTGGGGGAGCGCGAGCGGAACTTGCAGGCGTTCGCGACCACCTACGGGCTGACCTACGTTCCGCCAGCCAACCCGGCCGACGTCCGGCTGGACCGGGTGGGGCCCGAGCAGACCGTGCTGATGAACGGCCTCGGGCTCAACTTCTTCGACTACCTGAGTCTGCTCACCAGCGGGCGCGGCGGGAGTTTCGAACGAACCGGGGAAGGGCTGGTCTACCACCCGTCCGGTGCGGAGCCCACCATCGTGGCCGGTTCCCGCCGAGGGGTGCCGTACCACGCGCGGGGCAAGAACCAGAAGGGCGTGGTCGGCAGGCACACCCCGCGGTTCCTCACCTCCGAGACGATCACGAAGCTGCGTTCGCGGGCGCGCGAGCTCGGAGGCCTGGACTTCGGAGCGGAGGTGTGGCCGCTGATCACCAACGAGGTCGCGTTCGTCCACTACCGCGCGCTGCTGCGCAAGAGGTTCCCGCACGCCGACCACGAGGTGTTCGCCTGCGGACTGGAGACGGTGCTGCGGCACCGGCAGGACCGATTACGCCCGTTCCTGCGTGCGCACGGCATCGGGGCGGAGGACGAGTGGTCCTGGGAACGCATCTCGCGTCCGCTGGGGGAGCGGAGCTTCGACTCCCCCGATGACTTCACGTGCGCCCTGCTGGACCATCTCCGCGAGGACCTGGACAACGCGTACGACGGCAATGTGGACAACCCGCTCAAGGCGGCGCTGGACGCCATGCGGGACCTGCGCAACGAGGTGCGCCAGGTGGTCGACCACGGTCAAGTGCGGGCGCTTTCCCACCGCGATCGCTTGGCGCGGTTCTACACGCCGCTCAACGCGTTCGTCTCGATCGGTCCGCCGCCCCGCCGCGTCGAGGAACTGATCGCGTTGATCGAGTCGGGAACGGTGACCGTCGCCGGTCCCGGGTTCAGCGCCGCGGCCGACTCCCGCGGGTGCTTCAGCGGATCCGCTTCCGCGGTGCGCGGATCGGAGTACACCGGCGACGTGCTGATCGACGCCAGGTTGCCCGATCCCGGTGTGGTCGGATCCGACGATCCGCTGGTCCGATATCTGCTGGACACCGGAACCGGAAGACGGCACGTCCTGAACACGGGAGGTGTCGAGCACACCACCGGTGGGCTCGAGGTCACGGAGCGTCCCTACCGGTTGGTGGACTCCTCCGGAGAACCGAACCCCGGTCTGCACGCGTTCGGAGTGCCGACCGAAGGCGTGCACTGGGCCACCGCGGCCGGGGTCCGGCCGGGACTGGACTCGGTGATCCTCGGCGACGCGGACGCGATCGCCCGTTCCGTGCTGGGCATCGACGACACCGGGACGGATGCGCGGGAGCGCTCCCCGGCCGGTGCCCGCCCGCGGCCCGCGCCTGTGCACTGA
- a CDS encoding GNAT family N-acetyltransferase, with protein MSGFRELGSEPGGRSDGSARALAPQAAIAGVVSLAGATQLVLLGTGLARSGALAFLAVGGALLASVLLHVTGRAVRGSSSGRSAPGRPEEPTAVPLESAPERELWRVRASVDDTPGNLAALTEQLALLDADIRTMQVHPVADAAVDELLVHLPAGTGHDELVTAVARAGAGRITAERTDPHELDDVPTRALRLAGDLVEGAAEPTRALRALLGEVSLRRAQSSTAEADELDGPTMRLLHPSGGVLTLHRTAGEFTPAEFARARSMLRLAGSCGQRLGQPANELTARDGSRVTLRPADHSDLALVRALHEHCSGAARHRRYFAAGTPTEHQLDLLLTPALGRCAVALSERGEIVAMGNLGYDGDDGELALLVRDDWQGLGVGSALRDELIGHAAELGLNTVGALTQLDNAAMVRTLRSAGFRHAGAGEPGEWSWVLDLRNGAACSRVHAGRAGSRRTLAETSPH; from the coding sequence ATGAGCGGATTTCGGGAGCTCGGCTCCGAGCCAGGTGGACGGTCGGACGGTTCCGCGCGAGCGCTCGCCCCGCAGGCAGCGATCGCCGGTGTCGTCTCGCTCGCCGGAGCGACCCAACTGGTGCTGCTCGGGACGGGGCTGGCTCGCTCCGGCGCCCTGGCGTTCCTGGCCGTCGGCGGCGCCCTGCTCGCCTCGGTCTTGCTGCACGTGACGGGACGCGCCGTGCGCGGCTCTTCCTCCGGGCGGTCCGCACCGGGTCGTCCGGAGGAGCCGACCGCGGTCCCGCTGGAGAGCGCCCCCGAGCGCGAGCTCTGGCGGGTCCGCGCCTCGGTCGACGACACGCCGGGCAACCTGGCGGCGCTGACGGAGCAGCTCGCCCTGCTCGACGCCGACATCAGGACCATGCAGGTGCACCCGGTCGCCGACGCGGCGGTCGACGAGCTGCTGGTCCACCTGCCCGCCGGAACCGGGCACGACGAGCTGGTCACGGCGGTGGCCCGCGCTGGAGCCGGACGGATCACCGCCGAGCGCACCGACCCACACGAGCTCGACGACGTCCCGACCCGGGCGCTGCGGCTGGCAGGCGACCTGGTCGAGGGCGCGGCCGAGCCGACACGCGCGCTGCGCGCGCTGCTCGGCGAGGTTTCCCTGCGCAGGGCCCAGTCCTCCACGGCGGAGGCCGATGAGCTCGACGGGCCCACGATGCGCCTGCTGCACCCCTCCGGTGGGGTGTTGACGCTGCACCGCACCGCGGGGGAGTTCACCCCGGCCGAGTTCGCCAGGGCCCGGTCGATGCTCCGCTTGGCGGGAAGTTGCGGGCAACGCCTCGGGCAGCCCGCGAATGAGCTGACCGCGAGGGACGGCTCGCGGGTGACGCTGCGTCCCGCGGACCACTCGGACCTCGCCCTGGTGCGCGCGCTGCACGAGCACTGCTCGGGCGCGGCCCGGCACCGCCGCTACTTCGCAGCCGGAACGCCCACCGAGCACCAGTTGGACCTGCTGCTGACTCCCGCGCTCGGCAGGTGCGCGGTCGCCCTGTCCGAGCGGGGCGAGATCGTGGCCATGGGCAATCTCGGTTACGATGGCGACGACGGTGAGCTCGCGCTGCTGGTGCGCGACGACTGGCAGGGGCTGGGGGTCGGTTCGGCGCTGCGGGACGAGCTGATCGGCCACGCCGCCGAGCTCGGGTTGAACACCGTCGGCGCGCTCACCCAGCTGGACAACGCAGCGATGGTCCGCACCCTGCGCTCGGCAGGCTTCAGGCACGCGGGAGCGGGCGAGCCCGGGGAGTGGTCCTGGGTGCTCGACCTGCGCAACGGTGCCGCCTGCTCCCGCGTCCACGCGGGCAGGGCGGGTTCCCGGCGCACGTTGGCCGAGACCAGCCCGCACTGA
- a CDS encoding DUF2188 domain-containing protein, producing the protein MAQRHVVPGNGGGGWKVVGTATDSAESNTNTQADAIDEARRQLENTDGGEILIHGVDGSVRDRRTIQTTS; encoded by the coding sequence ATGGCCCAGCGACACGTCGTTCCCGGAAACGGTGGTGGCGGCTGGAAGGTGGTCGGCACGGCCACCGATTCCGCCGAGTCGAACACCAACACCCAGGCGGACGCGATCGACGAAGCACGCAGGCAACTGGAGAACACCGACGGCGGCGAGATCCTCATCCACGGGGTGGACGGATCGGTCCGCGACCGTCGCACGATTCAAACGACGTCGTAG
- a CDS encoding thioesterase → MSSTTELGEVLRALSQLRTGVDGLYARYGDVPVVRRIENDFQRLEIDVSELSTTAPGPPQQRSGSRSTARPGSAGGRSGQSEHEIVEVPDTPYEPSWWRGADDEGLGGQVPRED, encoded by the coding sequence ATGTCCTCGACGACTGAACTGGGCGAGGTGCTGCGGGCGCTGTCCCAGCTACGCACCGGTGTCGACGGGCTGTACGCGCGCTACGGGGACGTCCCCGTGGTGCGGCGCATCGAGAACGACTTCCAGAGACTCGAGATCGACGTTTCCGAGCTGTCGACGACGGCTCCGGGACCACCGCAGCAGCGTTCCGGGAGTCGGTCGACGGCTCGGCCCGGGAGCGCGGGAGGGCGGAGCGGGCAGTCCGAGCACGAGATCGTCGAGGTTCCGGACACCCCCTACGAACCCTCCTGGTGGCGCGGGGCCGACGACGAGGGGCTGGGAGGTCAGGTGCCGCGCGAGGACTGA
- a CDS encoding aldo/keto reductase — protein sequence MRQRALGSQGLRVTEQGLGCMGMSFAYSGGDDEESVATIRRALDLGVTFLDTADMYGPWTNERLVGRALAGRRDEVVLATKFGNEVDEEGNLAGRVNGRPEYLRSAVDASLRRLGVDHIDLYYQHRVDPDVPIEETWGALSELVQQGKVSYLGISEAAPESIREAHATHPVTAVQTEYSLFSRDPEDNGVLDTCRELGIGFVAYSPLGRGFLSGRIRSVEDLPADDYRHGSPRFQGENFRRNLDVVDRVHELAARKGVSASQLALAWVLAQGEDVVTIPGTKRRQYLEENVGATEVTLTAEDLEGIERIAPRGVAAGERYDERGMRTVHL from the coding sequence ATGCGCCAACGCGCACTGGGAAGCCAGGGCCTGCGGGTCACCGAGCAGGGACTCGGCTGCATGGGGATGAGCTTCGCCTACTCGGGAGGCGACGACGAGGAGTCGGTGGCCACCATCCGCCGAGCGCTCGACCTCGGGGTGACCTTCCTCGACACGGCCGACATGTACGGCCCCTGGACCAACGAGCGCCTCGTCGGGCGGGCCCTCGCCGGGCGCAGGGACGAAGTGGTGCTGGCGACCAAGTTCGGCAACGAGGTCGACGAGGAGGGCAACCTCGCGGGCAGGGTCAACGGCAGGCCCGAGTACCTGCGCTCCGCCGTGGACGCTTCGCTGCGCAGGCTCGGGGTCGATCACATCGACCTGTACTACCAGCACCGGGTCGATCCCGACGTGCCGATCGAGGAGACCTGGGGAGCGCTGTCCGAGCTCGTGCAGCAGGGCAAGGTGAGCTACCTCGGTATCTCCGAGGCCGCCCCCGAGTCCATCCGCGAGGCCCACGCGACCCATCCCGTCACCGCCGTGCAGACCGAGTACTCGCTGTTCAGCAGGGACCCCGAGGACAACGGGGTGCTGGACACCTGCCGCGAGCTGGGCATCGGCTTCGTGGCCTACTCCCCGCTGGGCCGGGGCTTCCTCTCCGGCAGGATCCGCTCGGTCGAGGACCTGCCCGCCGACGACTACAGGCACGGCTCGCCGCGCTTCCAGGGCGAGAACTTCCGGCGCAACCTGGACGTGGTCGACCGGGTCCACGAGCTCGCCGCCCGGAAGGGCGTTTCGGCCTCCCAGCTCGCCCTGGCCTGGGTGCTGGCCCAGGGCGAGGACGTCGTGACGATCCCGGGGACCAAGCGCAGGCAGTACCTGGAGGAGAACGTGGGCGCCACCGAGGTGACGCTCACCGCGGAGGACCTCGAGGGCATCGAGCGGATCGCCCCGCGCGGGGTCGCGGCAGGCGAGCGCTACGACGAGCGCGGGATGCGCACCGTGCACCTCTGA
- a CDS encoding LysR family transcriptional regulator encodes MELRHLRYFVTIAEEQSLTRAAARLHIAQPPLSAQLRKLEAELGTTLVQRTARGAQLTEPGRVLLEEARRILHEVDQAARMTREVGSGLVGRLALGFIPSASNAVLPPILRQFKAEYPDVALHLQELRPNEIVDRLHDRRIDAGLFYLPFEDPALHVRSVAEESLVLAVPATHRLAGQDRVELAEVAQDPFILPARHGNMPGLYAIVVDACERAGFSPKVVQRDVWLMQTIVGLVAGGMGVSVVPDSVRRLQRAGAVFLPLSDVAEQAQTAIAWRGGTAQPVLRSFLDIVTARPAG; translated from the coding sequence GTGGAACTACGACACCTGCGGTACTTCGTGACCATCGCCGAGGAGCAGAGCCTCACGCGCGCCGCTGCTCGCCTGCACATAGCGCAGCCGCCGCTCAGCGCGCAGCTGCGCAAGCTCGAGGCGGAACTCGGAACCACCCTCGTCCAGCGGACCGCGCGCGGAGCCCAGCTGACCGAACCGGGAAGGGTGCTGCTGGAGGAGGCCCGCCGCATCCTGCACGAGGTGGACCAGGCGGCCCGGATGACGCGCGAGGTGGGCAGCGGCCTGGTGGGCAGGCTCGCGCTCGGGTTCATCCCCTCGGCCTCGAACGCGGTGCTGCCGCCGATCCTGCGCCAGTTCAAGGCCGAGTACCCCGACGTGGCGCTGCACCTGCAGGAGCTGAGGCCGAACGAGATCGTGGACCGGCTGCACGACCGCAGGATCGACGCGGGACTGTTCTACCTGCCCTTCGAGGACCCCGCCCTGCACGTGCGCTCGGTTGCCGAGGAGTCCCTGGTGCTGGCCGTGCCCGCCACGCACCGCTTGGCGGGGCAGGATCGGGTGGAGCTGGCCGAGGTGGCGCAGGACCCGTTCATCCTCCCCGCGCGGCACGGGAACATGCCCGGGCTGTACGCGATAGTGGTGGACGCCTGCGAACGAGCGGGATTCTCCCCGAAGGTGGTGCAGCGCGACGTCTGGCTGATGCAGACGATCGTGGGGCTGGTCGCAGGCGGGATGGGGGTTTCCGTCGTGCCGGACTCGGTGCGCAGGCTGCAGCGCGCCGGTGCCGTCTTCCTCCCGCTGAGCGACGTCGCGGAGCAGGCGCAGACCGCGATCGCGTGGCGCGGCGGGACCGCGCAGCCCGTGCTCAGGTCCTTCTTGGACATCGTCACCGCGCGCCCCGCGGGCTGA
- a CDS encoding pyridoxamine 5'-phosphate oxidase family protein — protein sequence MSRFARLAFTDTVRRVQQQEGTRPRNHGDLGAAVGLDPDPLGERESEFIGERDGFYLATVGETGWPYVQFRGGPEGFVHVLDEHTLGYADVRGNREYITNGNLRTDGRAALFFMDYSRRSRLKLFGRTETRWPEDDPELTDSVCRVRTEGRVERVVLIRGEGFDWNCPKHIPRRYTERELAPTRERLSRLESENSELRSRLRALGADPDELRGDERSGG from the coding sequence ATGAGCCGATTCGCACGCCTGGCGTTCACCGACACTGTGCGCCGGGTTCAACAGCAAGAGGGAACGCGGCCCCGGAATCACGGAGATCTCGGTGCGGCGGTGGGGCTCGACCCCGATCCGCTGGGAGAGCGCGAGAGTGAGTTCATCGGGGAGCGGGACGGGTTCTACCTCGCCACTGTCGGGGAAACCGGCTGGCCGTACGTGCAGTTCCGCGGTGGTCCGGAAGGATTCGTCCACGTCCTCGACGAGCACACGCTCGGATACGCCGACGTTCGCGGCAACAGGGAGTACATCACCAACGGCAACCTGCGCACGGACGGCAGGGCGGCGTTGTTCTTCATGGACTACTCCAGGCGTAGCAGGCTCAAACTTTTCGGTCGCACGGAAACGCGCTGGCCGGAGGACGATCCGGAACTGACCGACTCGGTTTGCCGGGTGCGTACGGAAGGAAGGGTCGAGCGGGTCGTGCTCATCCGGGGCGAGGGGTTCGACTGGAACTGCCCCAAGCACATACCGCGCCGCTACACCGAACGTGAGCTCGCCCCGACCCGTGAGCGACTGTCCCGTCTGGAGTCCGAGAACTCGGAGCTTCGTTCCCGGCTCCGGGCTCTCGGCGCGGATCCGGACGAGCTCCGCGGAGACGAGCGGTCCGGCGGCTGA
- a CDS encoding MFS transporter, with amino-acid sequence MPGVETTSRAGVGWVLPLCWAAVLLDGFDLVVLGTVLPVMLENEVWGLDPASASAVSTVGLVGMMVGALTIGTVTDLIGRRKVLLVAVTTFSLFTLLCAVAPSVFVFGLLRFLAGLGLGGCLPTAITLTTEYARGSKSGTATTTIMTGYHVGAVLTALLGILLISSFGWQAMFVAGALPALVLVPLMLRYLPESEVFRDRAERKRGQSNGASARESISMLFRGGMARSTLAFWVTSFLGLILVYGLNTWLPEIMRSANYPLDTSLSLLLTLNVGAVLGLIVSGIVSDRAGVKFSTVLWFAAAAVMLALLSIRLPFLGLYLAVLLAGFFVFSAQVLVYAFVGRSYPVDSRATGLGWTTGVGRIGAISGPLIGGALLTAGIAYPWGFYVFAVIGALAAVAMGIAARPGKHTEESAAVSPEHAGSNESVVNSAG; translated from the coding sequence GTGCCGGGTGTTGAAACGACGAGCCGCGCGGGAGTCGGGTGGGTGCTGCCGCTGTGCTGGGCGGCGGTGCTCCTCGACGGCTTCGATCTCGTGGTGCTCGGAACGGTGCTGCCGGTCATGCTCGAGAACGAGGTGTGGGGGCTGGACCCGGCGAGCGCCTCGGCGGTCTCCACGGTGGGGCTGGTCGGCATGATGGTCGGCGCACTGACGATCGGAACCGTCACCGACCTCATAGGCCGCCGCAAGGTGCTGCTGGTGGCCGTTACCACGTTCTCCCTGTTCACCCTGCTGTGCGCGGTGGCCCCCTCGGTCTTCGTGTTCGGGCTGCTGCGCTTCCTCGCGGGGCTGGGGCTCGGCGGGTGCCTGCCGACCGCGATCACGTTGACCACGGAGTACGCCCGCGGCAGCAAGAGCGGCACCGCGACCACCACGATCATGACCGGCTACCACGTCGGTGCCGTGCTCACCGCGCTGCTCGGCATCCTGTTGATCTCGAGCTTCGGCTGGCAGGCCATGTTCGTCGCCGGGGCGCTGCCCGCGCTGGTGCTGGTGCCGCTGATGCTGCGCTACTTGCCGGAGTCCGAGGTGTTCCGCGACAGGGCCGAGCGCAAGCGGGGGCAGTCGAACGGGGCCTCGGCACGCGAGAGCATCTCCATGCTCTTCCGCGGCGGCATGGCGCGCTCGACCCTGGCCTTCTGGGTGACCTCGTTCCTCGGACTCATCCTCGTCTACGGCCTCAACACCTGGCTGCCCGAGATCATGCGCAGCGCGAACTACCCGCTGGACACCTCGCTCAGCCTGCTGCTGACCCTGAACGTGGGCGCAGTGCTCGGGCTGATCGTGTCCGGGATCGTCTCGGACCGGGCCGGGGTCAAGTTCTCCACCGTGCTGTGGTTCGCGGCCGCAGCCGTGATGCTGGCGCTGCTCAGCATCAGGCTGCCCTTCCTCGGGCTCTACCTCGCGGTGCTGCTGGCCGGGTTCTTCGTGTTCAGCGCCCAGGTGCTGGTGTACGCCTTCGTCGGGCGCAGCTACCCGGTGGACAGCAGGGCCACCGGTCTGGGCTGGACCACCGGTGTCGGGCGGATCGGCGCGATCAGCGGGCCGTTGATCGGAGGCGCGCTGCTGACCGCGGGCATCGCCTACCCGTGGGGCTTCTACGTCTTCGCGGTCATCGGCGCGCTGGCGGCCGTGGCGATGGGCATCGCCGCCCGCCCCGGGAAGCACACCGAGGAATCGGCCGCGGTTTCCCCGGAGCACGCCGGTTCGAACGAGTCCGTGGTCAACTCGGCCGGATGA
- a CDS encoding class I SAM-dependent methyltransferase, which translates to MDADGVLDPAEVFDELGADYEAAFHGAPLVWEGLHDLLARLRPGDEVLDLGSGTGRPVAERLVEGGCAVTGLDVSTTMVELARKRVPGARFELADIRDRDFPPESFHAVGAFFAFLTLSRAETRAMLERVRQWLAPGGTLALLTVPGDIEQLVVPFLGYPLRVTSFAAEQWPELLEQAGLEVLSTRSEPFVPTGRGSADTERHLLLSARKPTG; encoded by the coding sequence ATGGATGCGGACGGCGTGCTGGACCCGGCCGAGGTGTTCGACGAGCTCGGCGCCGACTATGAGGCCGCGTTCCACGGGGCACCGCTGGTGTGGGAGGGGCTGCACGACCTGCTGGCGCGGTTGCGTCCCGGTGACGAGGTACTGGACCTGGGCAGCGGAACCGGCCGTCCGGTCGCGGAGCGGTTGGTCGAGGGCGGGTGCGCGGTGACGGGCCTGGACGTGTCCACCACCATGGTCGAACTGGCCCGGAAGCGGGTGCCGGGAGCTCGGTTCGAGCTCGCCGACATCCGCGACCGGGACTTCCCACCGGAGTCGTTTCACGCGGTGGGGGCGTTTTTCGCCTTCCTCACGCTCTCGCGTGCGGAGACCCGCGCGATGTTGGAACGAGTGCGGCAGTGGCTCGCCCCAGGAGGAACGCTCGCGCTGCTGACGGTTCCTGGCGACATCGAACAGCTCGTGGTGCCCTTCCTCGGCTACCCACTCCGGGTCACGAGTTTCGCCGCCGAGCAGTGGCCGGAGCTGCTGGAACAGGCCGGTTTGGAAGTGCTGAGCACCCGCTCGGAACCGTTCGTCCCCACTGGGCGCGGAAGCGCCGACACCGAGCGGCACCTGCTGCTGTCGGCGCGGAAACCGACGGGCTGA
- a CDS encoding saccharopine dehydrogenase C-terminal domain-containing protein, with protein MENGWRVEFTGRVLLLGCGAVSRCLQPLLLRHLDMDFRKLTIVDFVDQPSGVEPALEAGARYLRHRLSRENFAEFLGGQLSEGDVLVNLTWDVDSCELVEWCHSHGVHYLDTSIETWDSNGDAATAVVDRTTYRRHARLYELAGELDGNGPTTVVEHGANPGLVSHLTKRGLRDVACALLEEDRLGQRDLEPGRRARLRAALAEGEYAQLAMETGTKSIHISERDSQTGRVPKRVDEFVNTWSVKGFYEEGTAPAELGWGTHERKLPPGAVTHDSGPGNQIYLDRTGMSTWVRSWVPSTGPMLGLMISHGETYTIGRHLTVRSPEGQVRYRPTVHFAYLPSDAGLASLHECRMHGYRMQSSQRIMGDEIVEGMDELGALLLGHDLNAWWTGSQLDIEQARSLVPGQNATTLQVAASALGALRWILRHPDRGLCVPDDLDHEEVLAAAEPYLGKCPSTRSEWTPLSRGDDSLGELPGRGSDDPWQFENFLVS; from the coding sequence ATGGAAAACGGATGGCGTGTCGAATTCACCGGACGAGTGCTGTTGCTCGGGTGCGGGGCGGTTTCCCGGTGCCTGCAGCCGCTGCTGCTCAGACATCTCGACATGGACTTCCGAAAGCTGACGATCGTGGACTTCGTCGACCAGCCCTCCGGAGTCGAGCCCGCGCTGGAGGCCGGAGCGCGCTACCTGCGGCACCGGCTCAGTCGGGAGAACTTCGCCGAGTTCCTGGGCGGGCAACTGTCCGAAGGGGACGTTCTGGTCAACCTCACCTGGGACGTCGACTCCTGCGAACTGGTCGAGTGGTGTCACTCGCACGGGGTGCACTACCTGGACACCTCGATCGAGACGTGGGACTCCAACGGGGACGCCGCCACGGCGGTGGTGGACCGGACCACCTACCGCAGGCACGCCAGGCTCTACGAGCTCGCGGGCGAACTCGACGGGAACGGTCCCACCACCGTGGTCGAGCACGGGGCCAACCCCGGACTGGTCAGCCACCTCACCAAACGCGGACTGCGGGACGTGGCCTGCGCGCTGCTCGAGGAGGACCGGCTGGGGCAGCGGGACCTGGAACCCGGCAGGCGCGCCCGGCTGCGGGCGGCCCTGGCGGAGGGCGAGTACGCGCAACTGGCCATGGAAACGGGGACGAAGTCGATCCACATCTCCGAGCGGGACAGCCAGACGGGACGGGTGCCGAAGCGAGTGGACGAGTTCGTCAACACCTGGTCCGTCAAGGGCTTCTACGAGGAGGGAACCGCTCCGGCCGAACTGGGCTGGGGGACCCACGAGCGGAAGCTGCCACCCGGTGCCGTCACGCACGACAGCGGTCCGGGAAACCAGATCTACCTCGACCGGACGGGGATGAGCACCTGGGTGCGCTCCTGGGTGCCCTCCACCGGCCCGATGCTGGGACTGATGATCAGCCACGGGGAGACCTACACGATCGGACGACACCTGACCGTGCGCTCCCCGGAAGGGCAAGTGCGCTACCGCCCGACGGTGCACTTCGCCTACCTGCCGAGCGACGCCGGGCTGGCCTCGCTGCACGAGTGCCGGATGCACGGTTACCGGATGCAGTCCAGCCAGCGGATCATGGGTGACGAGATCGTCGAGGGCATGGACGAGCTCGGCGCGCTGCTGCTCGGGCACGACCTCAACGCGTGGTGGACGGGCAGCCAGCTCGACATCGAGCAGGCGCGCTCGCTGGTTCCCGGGCAGAACGCCACGACCCTCCAGGTAGCCGCCTCCGCGCTCGGCGCGCTGCGGTGGATACTGCGCCACCCCGACAGGGGACTGTGCGTGCCGGACGACCTGGACCACGAGGAGGTGCTCGCCGCGGCCGAACCCTACCTGGGCAAGTGCCCGTCCACGCGGAGCGAGTGGACCCCGCTGTCCCGGGGGGACGACTCGCTCGGGGAGCTCCCGGGACGCGGCAGCGACGACCCCTGGCAGTTCGAGAACTTCCTGGTGTCGTGA